gttttggtttcactttatCCGTGGTGggttcttgcatatacccatacttagtacaagtgtgtactaattccatacatttatctacttttaggtgtagGTGCATCTGGATCTTAGAGTGTACGAGTCAACACAAAagttatccggacgtggagctttaCTCCAGATttggtaggacctcatgctttcgaggatgaaTACTAATTAATTTTAGTGCAGATGTAGgcatgagctagtggagtatgttccactagcatttattttgtatttacttTTAGACGTTATATTGGTGCCACTTGGGCAACTCTATATTTATTAGTATAtctttcatttaattatctTGATTCAGATCGTTGTTGTGAATTCTTATGAGTTATGTAGATAGTATTATGCGAGATCAATGTTTTCCAATGTAAagtttatgtaaaaaaattcaaatttttcgttaaaattaacctagattaaGTAACAATAACGTATGTAGACTTTTCTGCGACCtgtgagaggtcaacaacgcggGTCTCGTCATGGGTCTAGATTCTTGTCATGAAAAATGTGGTATCAGATCATTAGTTTAAACTCCAAGGACAATAAGTTCACATTAGCCACATTAAGTAGTTTTCTAAGTTATGGTAGTGAAGTGAACCACTATCATGCATTAGAGATTGCATGATGTaaaggaaaatttcccttcttcagACCTTATTGTGCTTTACTTAATGTCTGATTTCTTGGTCTTATGAGTGTATCTaacatcaattttatttttccaaaaaatgaaCACAAGGCATAACGCTGGTCGGGGAAGAGTAGGAGCAGCTGCTGGGGAAAAGAAAGTACAACCCCATGCTCCTGTTGCATGAGTGGCCATGACAGTTAACCCAGCTAGGTTGACTGATAATGAGGTGCTGATATCTTTGGCGCAACTGGCTCAAGCCATCACTGTTCAGGACCATGCTATGACGGCCCACGACACTAGAGAGGAGGTTCAGCTGGATAACCCACCAGCCCACAATATGACGAACAAGTTGCGAGATTTACTATGATGAATCTTCCAATCTTTATAGGATATAAGACTGCAGAGGACCCTCAGGAGTTTATGGATGAGGTCCAAAAGATTCTTGTGGCGATGGGGGCCACGAAGATTGATAAAGCTGAGCTTTACTCCTATAAACTGAAGGATGTTAGAAAggcttggtgcaagatgtggcaggATACCAGGTCGTTGGCCGGAGGTCTGATCACATGGGAGCTGTTTAAGAAAGTTTTTCTTGGGAGGTTTTTCCCCAGAGCAATGATAGAGTctaaggttgaggagtttatcaaccttaagcagGACTCGGTGACTGTCAATGAGTATTCCTGTAAATTCTTTAAATTGTCCATATACCACTTCTCTTGTCTCGAAcagcagggatgagatgagcaagTTCCTTACAAGGATCTCAGAGGAATTGGAGGAGGAGTGTCGGTCTGTGATGATCTATGATAACATTGACTTGTCTAGTCTTATCGTACTTGTCAAGAAGGTTTAGGATAGTAGGACGAAAGGGAGAGTCCGTGAGGTTAGGAGGCCTAACCTTTCTGATCATACAGGTCCAAGCATAGGTGGTGGCAGGAACACTTTTGGAGTTCGTGCCAGATTTAAGAACGGACATCAGAGTGCAGGGAGATCTATCTCTCAGAGGAGTGCATCACCTAAAGGAGGAGGAATAGAGCCAAAGAAGGGAAATGAAGGTGATGTGcaatatcctacaaagaaatgTGTCAAGTGTGGCCGTACTAACGGTAGAGAGCGCAGAGTAGGCACAAATGCATGCTTTGGTTGCGGAAAGAGCCGACATGGTTAGGGACTGCCCACAGAATAGGTCTCAAGAtggaggtaatgctcagcctaggcctaatcCCCATAATGCTATTGCACCCTATCTTCATAAGAGTAACATATTTTACATCTTGAAGTGCAGGGAAGAGCAGGAGAAGTCTGCTAACTGGTGACAGTTATGGTGCAAATTTTCTCAACATCTCTTTATGGTTTACTTGATCTAGGGtctatgttttattttgtgACTCCCTTGCTTGCTCTTACTTTTGAAAAACTATTTGAggttttgcatgatcctattgTAGTTAGTACTCCCTTAGGAGAAAATGTGAGAGCTGATAGGGTTCATAAAGATTGCCCAATAGTAGaatgtggtaagactatgtgtgcagaACTTTTTGAGTTAACAATGAATTACATTGATATTATACTTGGTATGGACTGGCTCCATAAATGTTATGCTTTAGGGATTTTCGTAGTAGGGTTGTGAGATTCCGTTTCCCTAATGAATATGAGTTGGTCATTGAGAGGTataattcaaggcattcaagtCTATTTATTTCAAACCTAAAAGCTAATAAAATTATGTCCAAGGGATTGttatgtcatcttgtgagtgtcAATGATctagatcatgacattccttccatagacgcTGTGCATGTAGTGAATGAGTTACAAGATATTTTCCCTAATGATTTGCAAGGTGTCCCTCCTCCCTCGAGAGATTGATTTTTGTATAGACCTAGATCCCGATACAAAACCGATTTTAATTCCTTCCTATTAAATGACtccagc
This DNA window, taken from Solanum lycopersicum chromosome 5, SLM_r2.1, encodes the following:
- the LOC138348783 gene encoding uncharacterized protein, with the protein product MNLPIFIGYKTAEDPQEFMDEVQKILVAMGATKIDKAELYSYKLKDVRKAWCKMWQDTRSLAGGLITWELFKKVFLGRFFPRAMIESKVEEFINLKQDSVTVNEYSCPSIGGGRNTFGVRARFKNGHQSAGRSISQRSASPKGGGIEPKKGNEGDVQYPTKKCVKCGRTNGRERRVGTNACFGCGKSRHGKSRRSLLTGDSYGANFLNISLWFT